Below is a window of Candidatus Hydrogenedens sp. DNA.
TTTTAAAGAACAAAAACCTTTCTCTTATGTCGGCAAAGTAACAGTATGGTCAGAAAATTGGATTGTAGTAGAAGCAAAAGGAATTATGTTAACGCGACAGCAAGCAAGTGGAGTTCAGATAGATGACACCTTTAAAATGATACTAATCCCTCGTGAAAATATTGACCACATTCAAGTTCTGCCAGACAATTTTGACTTACAGAATTTAAAAATTACCACTGAAGGACAGCAGTTAGTACTAATTATTGATGATAAACGGAACTCGTTCTTAGGAGAAATGGGCGAAGGATAATTAAATTTTACCCTGTAGAAACCCGTTCAATATATCTTCCAGTTCGTGTATCAACTTTTATAACATCGCCCTCTTTTATAAACAATGGAACCTGTATCTTTGCACCACTTTCCAAAGTACAGAATTTCATTACATTGGTTGCGGTATCCCCTCTTACAGCAGGTTCCGCTTCTATTACTTTTAATTCTACAAACGGAGGCATTTCCGCAATGATAGGCTTATCCTCAAGAAAGTAAATAGAACACAAATCAGATTCTTTCAAAAACTTCTTCTGCTCCCCTAACATCTCCTCTGGAATAAAGGTTTGCTCATACGTTTCCAAATCCATAAAATACAGCAATCCCTCAGATTCATAAAGATACTGCATCTTCCGTTCCAGCAACATTACTTCCTCTACTTCATCAGACATACGAAAAGTGACTTCCATCGTTCTACCCGTCTTTACATTCTTCAATTTCGTTTTTAACATTGCACGCCAATTCCCAGGTGTAATATGCTGGAATTCTACTACGACCCAAATATCTCCTTCATAACGGATCGCCATACCTCTACGAAAACCGGAAACAGAAATCATCCTTTCATTCCTTTCTTTTGGTTGCAGTTGATTATTTTTTGCCTCTATTCATACTATATTATAAATACTTTGTATCTTGTTTGTAAAAATGATTTTTTAATAAAAGGTTTTCCTATGAATTTTATATCCCTTACTCCATTAATACTATACCTTTTACTTACTTTTCCACCGTCAGTAAACCCCTTCGGAAATGCCCAAATTATCACCGACCCTCGTATGAAAAATAGTAGCCATAATAATGACTTTATGACAAATCGAAAAGATAATTGGGTAAAAGAAAATCCTCATCAGGTTCATACATTGTTTAGAAAAAAATTTATTGTTGAAAATACACCTAAATCTGCAGAGTTATATATTACTGCTGATGATTATTTTAAGCTATACATAAATGGAGAATATATTTTAGAAGGTCCCACAACGGGCTATCCTTTTGCATATCCATACTTTAAATACGATATAAAACAGTTTATAAAGACAGGTCCTAATATAATAGCAGTTCATACCTATTATAGAGGGCTAATTAATCGTGTGTGTGTCAGTGGAGACAATCGTTCTGGGTTTATTTTCAGGCTTACCCTCACAGATACTAATAACCAAAAAACAGAAATTCTATCCGACACTTCTTGGAAATGTTTCCCCCTTAATGCATTTATTATCACAGAAACAACAGGATATAAAACACAATTCCTTGAAAATATAGATATGCAAAAATACCCTAAAAATTGGCAATCTTTTACCTTTGACGATACCCATTGGATAACTCCCGAGTTAAGTGAAAATGACTACATATTTGCAGATTTACCAGCAAAACCATTAACGATTATCCCTATCCATCCCATAAAAAATGAAGTACTTTCTACAGGAAATATTCTTTTTGACTTTGGCAGAGAAGTCGTCGGATACACCCGTATAAAAACGAAAGGGAAAAAAGGTGAAAAAATGATTGTGTACCATGGAGAAGAACGTGACGAAAAAGGGAATGTCCGATGGCAAATGCGAGCAAATTGCAATTATAAAGAAGAAATTATTCTTTCTGGAGACGAAGACATTACTCCATTTTTCGAATATCGTGCCTTTCGGTATATTGAATTAGAAAATGCCCCAGAAGAAGTCTCTGTCTGGGTAGAAGAACGACATTATCCATTCGATACAACCAAAGTTGCCTTTGACTCTAATGATAAAGAATTAAAAAATATCTGGGACATTTGTCAATTAGGGGTTCAACTTTGCTCTCAAGAAGTATTTGTAGATTGTCCCTCTCGTGAGAAAGGGCAATATTTAGGTGATGCTGTCATTACATCCCGCTCCTTTATGTGGCTCACAGGTGATACGTCATTAACCAAAAAATCACTAATCGATTTCTACCTCTCTTCAAAAATTGACCCAGGGCTATTGGCTGTTGCACCATCAGGGTTTATTCAAGAATTTGCTGAGTATTCACTGCAATACCCACTTATGTTATGGGAATACTACCGCCATTCTGGGGATAAAGAATTCTTAAAGGAAATAGCATCCGAATGTTTACCAAACCTATTAAAATACTTTGCTCAATATGAAAATGAACATGGACTGCTAACATCCACTGGTACAAAACCCATTCTAATCGATTGGCCTAAAAATTTACGCGATAATTTCGATTACGATTTTGCTCTGAACAAACCAAACGCAGTTGTCAACGCCTTTTATTACGGTGCAATAACTAAAACAATAGAAATACAAAGAACAATCGGAATTGAAGATGCCAATCTTTTAGAAAAGGCAAAGAAGATTGAAGATAGTTACCAGAAAACCTTCCTCGACCCTGATAAAAACCTTTATAAAGATGCACCAGAGTCTACCCATTATTCCCTACACAGTAACGCTATCCCTCTCTTCTTCGGATTAGTAAAAAATGAAGAAGTAAAAAGAAACATTTTCTCCTTAATCGAGCAAAAGGGATTATCTTGCGGTGTTTATATTGCTTCTTATGTGATTGAAGCATGTTTCAAAGAGAACAACCCCGAATTAGGCTGGAAATTATTAACAAACGACACCGAATATTCATGGAAAGAAATGCTCCGCAACGGTGCTACCTCTTGCCTCGAAGTGTGGAAACCTGAAATGAAAATAAACATGAGCTGGTGTCACGCATGGAGTAGCTGTCCAATATACCTTATCGCTGAATATATATTAGGAATTAAACCCTTAACACCCAGCTGGGATGAAATAGCACTGGAACCTGCAAACATAAATGGTTTACCCGACATGCAACTTAAAAAACCTCTACCCTATGGCAATTCTTTACAAATCAACAAAAAAGGAAATCAATACACCGTATTAGCACCAAAAGAAATAAAAATAATTACTAAACCTAAACAAGGACAAACAATCAAAGTAGACTATGAAAACACATCCCAATAACGGAACTCCCCTTTCCACAGAAGAAACGAACATCTTAAACAAACATCAATGGGCACAACATATTGGTGAAAACCTTGGTATTTGGGTCTCAATAAAAAATCAAAAACTCTATGTCATAAAAAATAACATAATTATTTGGCAAACTTCCTGCTCAACAGCGATAAAAGGAGCTGGTGAAAAAAAAGATTCTCACCAAACCCCAAGAGGGTGGCACCAAATTGTAGAAAAAATTGGCGACCATGCCCCATGGGGACAAATCTTTCGCAACCGTAAACCCATTGGACTTTGGGACAAAACCCAGATCACCGAAAAATCCCTTATACTAACTCGTATACTCCGCCTTGATGGATTAGAAGAGGGAAAAAACAAAGGGGTCAACAATAAAGATGAAATTGTAGATACATATCAACGGTATATCTATATCCACGGAACCAACAAAGAAGAACTTATAGGGACTCCTTCCTCACATGGCTGTATCTGTCTGACAAACGATGATGCCATTACCCTTTACAATATTATCCCTCTTCACACTAAAATCCTCATTACAGAAGAATAAAACAACTTTATCTCTCCACAAAACTGTTTTTAAAATACACCAATACCCTAAAATAGGAATACAACGATTATTTTTTGGTGGTTCTATCTGCTGTTTTTTGGCTGGCTTTTAGACGGATTGAATATGCTTTTTTATTTATCTTTTCTGCGGACTTTGTAAGCTCTGGATATGGTTTGTTGGTTACATCCACTAATCCGATATTATAGTTCTCACCATCAAAGTTCCTGCCTGTAATCGGTTGGTCTGCCCACTGAAACCAATGACATCCCACAAATAAAGGATGTCTAACAACACTCTCAACATAATTCACATATTTCTCTGCTCGGTCTTTCTGGTCTTTACATGCAATCAGTCCTGTATGAAACATACCTCTATCTAACGCTCCAAAATGGAACTCACCAATAATAATGGGTTTTTCTGCAATTTTTAACATAGCATGGTCTTTCGGAACCTCTTTGCGATAGATATTAATACTTACTACATCCGCATATTTCTGTGCAGATTTCCATACAAATTCCGGTGGAAATCCTGCGAATCTACAACCCATATAGAGTTGATGCGGAGCACTCTTCTTAACAACATGTGATATGACAGAAAAATATCTGTTTGCAAATTGGCTAAGATATTCATCCCTGTCTTGCTTAAAGGCATCTGTTTCCTCCTCAGGTTTATTAATTTCAGACCAATCTGCAAATGATGTCTTCCAATTCTCATTTAATTTATCTATGGTTCCATATTTTTCCTGACACATCCTGACAAATTCCTTCTTGCAGGGCTGTTCCAAATCATTTTTTATCGTTCCTTCCCAAACCCCATCCCACGAAAGTTCATTATTCACAAAATAACCTATACAATAGGGGTTATCTTTATAAGCCTCCACTCCTTTTTGGATATTCTTTTCTGCAATTTCTTCGAATTGAGGGTCAAACACATCATAAATAGGTCCCCAATAGCCCGGAGCATTCTTAATTCTTGGTACATTTCCCGGTCCCAGAATGATAACAAATGGTATCTTTTTATCTACAAACAAGTGAACCGAACTCCACGCACCTATAGTATTAAATCCCCATCTCTTTAATCGGGCTGTGGTTTGTTCACTCCATGGCTGTTCCCATGTCTCCCCAAATTGACGAATAATATTCGCTTTATAAGGACAATACACCCACCCTTCATCTAAAATATGTCCAAACCAATGTCCTCCTTTGCCCGCCTTTGCGAAACAACTCTTAAATTTTGGGTCATTCATATCAGGCAAGTATTCAAACCATTTCTCACGGTTTGTTATAAAAGTAAAATCGCTCAACCCAACACAATCCACCCCTATGGACAAAAACAAATGTCCTTCCGGCGTTACAAGCCACCAATATCCATCAATTAGTTCCGTCCGAAACCATCCTGTTGCATTTAACTGAGGTCCTTTTTTCCACCCCCCATAAACATCAAAATCTTTACTGGTAATAGCTCGTTTTCTAATCGTTTGTAATTCCTTTTGTGCATGTTCTACCATTTCTTTTTCCGAATGTGTTTTCCCTTTCCAATCTGCATGTTTATATTGACCTAACTTATCAATAAATGGTAAAGGAAAATCAGGCAAATCAAACTGTTTCTCAAGTCTTATCTCACGGATTACAAGATTTGTCGAGACATTCGGGTGTGCCAAAAAAATTTGGAATCCTATTACTTTAGACAAATCAAATTTCTCCCCCCTCATCTCAACAAAATTTCCAGGTGCCCGGCGCATTCCCCATAATGGATGCTTTGAATAAACCTCCAAGCGCTCTTTATCATTTGGAACTGAAAACGGATACAATGGATTCGGCAATAAAAATGAAACTGATTCTTCTTGTTTAGAAGGTAAATTAAAACCACCTGTAATACAGAACTCATGCCCATTTGCTCCTTCGTTATCAACCCTTACATTCATTCGAACCACATCGTTCTCAGGATTAAACACCTTAACTACAACCCAACAATATTCAGACCAGTCCCAACTCCCTGAACTTGGTTTAATAAAAACATTAGGCCAATCACTTATATTAAAACGAACCTTCATTCCTGATTTGTCGTTTGAGGTAATACCACATACATCTACTTTTCGGCATTCTACACTACCTATAAAAGGACTATTTCCAATTGCAAATTGGGAAATATTAGTTTTGTCAGTTCCACAAATTAAGAATATCGCGATATACAAAAGATTAATTCCGTTCATTTTCTTTCCCTTACTATTACATTTTTGAGTGTAAATAACTTTTATCTTTGTGATAATATAAAAAAATAGAAACATAAATAAGACTTTCATGGTCAAAAATAAGTTTACATATTGGGCTGTTGTATCTTTAAAATATCAACTATAAAAGGGGCTTGAGTATGTCCGACTCAAATATTGAACCAGAGAAGAGCGAAACATCATATCATCGGATTAAATCAAAACAACAAAGGGATGTTACATTTTCATTTGATACCACTTCAATACATGCACCTTGTCAATATGAGTATATTTTTCAAACGACACCATTAACAGCAATTCAAGGATATTACACCGATGGAAAAATTTTCTTCTGGAACAAAGCCAGCGAGATTCTATATGAATATCTTGATAAAGATGTCATCGGTAAAAATATAAAGGATATATTACTACCTGCGGAGGAATGGCAATCTTTCGACGAGACTGTACAAACCACCTTAAAAAAAGGTGCCCCTACTGAACTTAAAAAATGGAGTATCCAAACAAGGTCTGGTACTACAAAATATGTTTTATCAACAATGGTACCCTCAAAAATAGGTGATTCAGATGCAATATTTTGTATGGATGTTGATATTACAGAACTTATTGAAACTCAAAACCAACTAAACGAAAGTGAACAAAAATACAGAAATATAGTTGAACATGCTCAAGAAGGAATTTGGGTCGTTAATGAAGAATTTAAAACAGTGTTCGTCAATAAGAAAATGGCAGATATTCTTGGCTTTACTCCAGAAGAGATGATTGGCAAATCGACCCTCGAATTTATACCACCTGAAGAACATGCAGATACCCTATTAAAAAGAGAAAAACGAAAAAAAGGTGAATTTGATAAATATGAACGCTCACTAATATGTGCTGATAAAACAAAACGCATCTTTCTCGTTACTGCCTCTCCTATTTTAGATACGACAAATAAATTTAAGGGAGCAATTGGTCTGTTCACAGATATTACAGAGAGGAAAATACTTGAAGAGACGATAAAGCAAGAAAGAGACCGTTGCATAGGTTTTCTAAACCTTTCTCCTTCTCTATTTATCCTTTTGGATTCGGATGGGAATATTCAACATTTAAATCACTCCGCATGCCAAGTATTGAAATGTGATACTTCCGCTATAGGGAAAAATTGGTTTGAAACTTTTGTATCTCCAGAACAAAGGGAAACACTACAAAAACACTTTAAGGAAATCATAACAAACAAAATTATCTCTGATATTGAGGACGAAGTGTATATTATTAATTCCAACAACGAAGAAAAAATTCTGCTACTAAGACATGCATTCCTCTATGGAGAAAATAGGGAGATTAACGGACTCATCTATTCAGGTATGGATATTACAGAAAAGATAAAAGATGAAAAAGAACAACAAATATTAAACGAAAAACTACAGCAAACACAACGATTAGAAAGTATTGGCATCCTTGCTGGAGGTATTGCTCATGATTTCAATAATTTATTGGTAGGTATTATAGGTAATGCCGACTTGGCTTTAATGGAGTTGCCTCCAGACTCGGA
It encodes the following:
- a CDS encoding PAS domain S-box protein; this translates as MSDSNIEPEKSETSYHRIKSKQQRDVTFSFDTTSIHAPCQYEYIFQTTPLTAIQGYYTDGKIFFWNKASEILYEYLDKDVIGKNIKDILLPAEEWQSFDETVQTTLKKGAPTELKKWSIQTRSGTTKYVLSTMVPSKIGDSDAIFCMDVDITELIETQNQLNESEQKYRNIVEHAQEGIWVVNEEFKTVFVNKKMADILGFTPEEMIGKSTLEFIPPEEHADTLLKREKRKKGEFDKYERSLICADKTKRIFLVTASPILDTTNKFKGAIGLFTDITERKILEETIKQERDRCIGFLNLSPSLFILLDSDGNIQHLNHSACQVLKCDTSAIGKNWFETFVSPEQRETLQKHFKEIITNKIISDIEDEVYIINSNNEEKILLLRHAFLYGENREINGLIYSGMDITEKIKDEKEQQILNEKLQQTQRLESIGILAGGIAHDFNNLLVGIIGNADLALMELPPDSETRYYLQEIIRISKQLTHLSQQLLAYAGKGKTFPRLISLSSLITSNEKLIEVSVSKKIAVKYDLDPKLPLIDADPAHIQQLLINLILNSAESIGDRPGIITIITRQMHCDKNYLKTTYFGENCKEGQYVYLEIIDNGEGIKKEIQERMFEPFFTTKFTGRGLGLSAVAGIVRSHNGAIRVYSEIGRGTSFKVFFPISENQVLQQQLNLTPTTETKHLITQKHILVVDDEKLVRDTVRNMLEISGYKVITAEDGLQAIQIYRDNQSQIDLVLLDMTMPQLDGEETFRELRRINPKVKVILSSGYNEKDVIERFVGKGLIGFIQKPYVLSTLLNTIHSTLEMV
- the efp gene encoding elongation factor P — translated: MISVSGFRRGMAIRYEGDIWVVVEFQHITPGNWRAMLKTKLKNVKTGRTMEVTFRMSDEVEEVMLLERKMQYLYESEGLLYFMDLETYEQTFIPEEMLGEQKKFLKESDLCSIYFLEDKPIIAEMPPFVELKVIEAEPAVRGDTATNVMKFCTLESGAKIQVPLFIKEGDVIKVDTRTGRYIERVSTG
- a CDS encoding L,D-transpeptidase yields the protein MKTHPNNGTPLSTEETNILNKHQWAQHIGENLGIWVSIKNQKLYVIKNNIIIWQTSCSTAIKGAGEKKDSHQTPRGWHQIVEKIGDHAPWGQIFRNRKPIGLWDKTQITEKSLILTRILRLDGLEEGKNKGVNNKDEIVDTYQRYIYIHGTNKEELIGTPSSHGCICLTNDDAITLYNIIPLHTKILITEE
- a CDS encoding beta-galactosidase, which gives rise to MNGINLLYIAIFLICGTDKTNISQFAIGNSPFIGSVECRKVDVCGITSNDKSGMKVRFNISDWPNVFIKPSSGSWDWSEYCWVVVKVFNPENDVVRMNVRVDNEGANGHEFCITGGFNLPSKQEESVSFLLPNPLYPFSVPNDKERLEVYSKHPLWGMRRAPGNFVEMRGEKFDLSKVIGFQIFLAHPNVSTNLVIREIRLEKQFDLPDFPLPFIDKLGQYKHADWKGKTHSEKEMVEHAQKELQTIRKRAITSKDFDVYGGWKKGPQLNATGWFRTELIDGYWWLVTPEGHLFLSIGVDCVGLSDFTFITNREKWFEYLPDMNDPKFKSCFAKAGKGGHWFGHILDEGWVYCPYKANIIRQFGETWEQPWSEQTTARLKRWGFNTIGAWSSVHLFVDKKIPFVIILGPGNVPRIKNAPGYWGPIYDVFDPQFEEIAEKNIQKGVEAYKDNPYCIGYFVNNELSWDGVWEGTIKNDLEQPCKKEFVRMCQEKYGTIDKLNENWKTSFADWSEINKPEEETDAFKQDRDEYLSQFANRYFSVISHVVKKSAPHQLYMGCRFAGFPPEFVWKSAQKYADVVSINIYRKEVPKDHAMLKIAEKPIIIGEFHFGALDRGMFHTGLIACKDQKDRAEKYVNYVESVVRHPLFVGCHWFQWADQPITGRNFDGENYNIGLVDVTNKPYPELTKSAEKINKKAYSIRLKASQKTADRTTKK
- a CDS encoding family 78 glycoside hydrolase catalytic domain → MNFISLTPLILYLLLTFPPSVNPFGNAQIITDPRMKNSSHNNDFMTNRKDNWVKENPHQVHTLFRKKFIVENTPKSAELYITADDYFKLYINGEYILEGPTTGYPFAYPYFKYDIKQFIKTGPNIIAVHTYYRGLINRVCVSGDNRSGFIFRLTLTDTNNQKTEILSDTSWKCFPLNAFIITETTGYKTQFLENIDMQKYPKNWQSFTFDDTHWITPELSENDYIFADLPAKPLTIIPIHPIKNEVLSTGNILFDFGREVVGYTRIKTKGKKGEKMIVYHGEERDEKGNVRWQMRANCNYKEEIILSGDEDITPFFEYRAFRYIELENAPEEVSVWVEERHYPFDTTKVAFDSNDKELKNIWDICQLGVQLCSQEVFVDCPSREKGQYLGDAVITSRSFMWLTGDTSLTKKSLIDFYLSSKIDPGLLAVAPSGFIQEFAEYSLQYPLMLWEYYRHSGDKEFLKEIASECLPNLLKYFAQYENEHGLLTSTGTKPILIDWPKNLRDNFDYDFALNKPNAVVNAFYYGAITKTIEIQRTIGIEDANLLEKAKKIEDSYQKTFLDPDKNLYKDAPESTHYSLHSNAIPLFFGLVKNEEVKRNIFSLIEQKGLSCGVYIASYVIEACFKENNPELGWKLLTNDTEYSWKEMLRNGATSCLEVWKPEMKINMSWCHAWSSCPIYLIAEYILGIKPLTPSWDEIALEPANINGLPDMQLKKPLPYGNSLQINKKGNQYTVLAPKEIKIITKPKQGQTIKVDYENTSQ